In one Streptomyces sp. T12 genomic region, the following are encoded:
- a CDS encoding penicillin-binding protein 2 yields MNKPLRRIAIFCGLLVLALLIRDNWLQYVKADSLREDPDNRRVLIARYATPRGDIIVGGNPITGHTETTSGDFKFKRTYKNGAMWAPVTGFVSQAYGANQLESIEDGILSGTDDRLFFRNTLDMITGKEKEGGNVVTTLNAAAQKAAYAGLKKQGGKGAVAAIEPSTGKILALASFPSYDPSTIAGGGESDAEAWKKLDKKNNPDDPMLNRALREVYPPGSTFKVVTAAAALENGLYKTADEKTKSPDPWVMEGTTTKLPNEGNIPCENATLRVALQYSCNTVFGKVGSDLGNDAMLEEAKKFGFTEEQFTPTRTSASVFSDNMNPSETALSSIGQFNTAATPLQMAMVASAVANDGTLMKPYMVDEIQTHNLDPLEKTGPEEMSKPLSAENAQILQSMMETVVEDGTGRNARISGVKVGGKTGTAQHGVENSENPYAWFISYAKLSDGSSPVAVAVVIEDDAAVRDDISGGGLAAPIAKSVMEAVIGNKK; encoded by the coding sequence ATGAACAAGCCCCTGCGCCGGATCGCGATCTTCTGCGGCCTCCTCGTCCTGGCCCTGCTCATCCGCGACAACTGGCTCCAGTACGTCAAGGCCGACTCCCTGCGGGAGGACCCCGACAACCGCCGGGTCCTCATCGCCCGCTACGCCACGCCCCGCGGCGACATAATCGTCGGCGGCAACCCGATCACCGGGCACACGGAGACCACGTCGGGCGACTTCAAGTTCAAGCGCACGTACAAGAACGGCGCCATGTGGGCGCCCGTCACCGGCTTCGTCTCGCAGGCCTACGGCGCCAACCAGCTGGAGTCCATCGAGGACGGCATCCTCAGCGGCACCGACGACCGGCTCTTCTTCCGCAACACCCTCGACATGATCACGGGTAAGGAGAAGGAGGGCGGCAACGTCGTCACGACCCTCAACGCCGCCGCGCAGAAGGCCGCGTACGCCGGCCTGAAGAAGCAGGGCGGCAAGGGCGCCGTCGCCGCCATCGAGCCGTCCACCGGCAAGATCCTGGCGCTGGCCTCCTTCCCGTCGTACGACCCCTCCACGATCGCCGGCGGCGGTGAGTCCGACGCGGAGGCCTGGAAGAAGCTCGACAAGAAGAACAACCCCGACGACCCGATGCTCAACCGGGCGCTGCGCGAGGTCTACCCGCCCGGATCGACCTTCAAGGTCGTCACCGCGGCCGCGGCGCTGGAGAACGGGCTGTACAAGACCGCGGACGAGAAGACGAAGTCGCCGGACCCGTGGGTCATGGAGGGCACCACCACCAAGCTGCCCAACGAGGGCAACATCCCCTGCGAGAACGCGACGCTGCGGGTCGCCCTCCAGTACTCCTGCAACACCGTCTTCGGCAAGGTCGGCTCCGACCTCGGCAACGACGCGATGCTGGAGGAGGCCAAGAAGTTCGGCTTCACCGAGGAGCAGTTCACGCCGACCCGCACCAGCGCGTCCGTGTTCTCCGACAACATGAACCCCTCGGAGACCGCGCTGTCCTCCATCGGCCAGTTCAACACCGCCGCCACCCCCCTGCAGATGGCCATGGTCGCCTCGGCCGTCGCCAACGACGGCACGCTGATGAAGCCGTACATGGTCGACGAGATCCAGACGCACAACCTCGACCCCCTCGAGAAGACCGGCCCCGAGGAGATGAGCAAGCCGCTGTCGGCGGAGAACGCCCAGATCCTGCAGTCGATGATGGAGACGGTCGTCGAGGACGGCACCGGCAGGAACGCCCGGATCTCGGGCGTCAAGGTGGGTGGCAAGACCGGTACGGCTCAGCACGGTGTCGAGAACAGCGAGAACCCGTACGCGTGGTTCATCTCCTACGCCAAGCTCTCCGACGGCAGCTCGCCGGTGGCCGTGGCCGTGGTGATCGAGGACGACGCGGCGGTCCGCGACGACATCTCCGGCGGCGGCCTCGCGGCCCCGATCGCCAAGAGCGTCATGGAGGCGGTCATCGGCAACAAGAAGTGA
- a CDS encoding FtsW/RodA/SpoVE family cell cycle protein: protein MSSTTNSPTHHTSTIGAIGAPSRRNTELALLVFAVVIPVFAYANVGLAINDEVPTGLLGYGMGLGLLAGVGHLAVRKFAPYADPLLLPLATLLNGLGLVAIWRLDQSKLLQQIGQAGGKATNQLIYTAMGIALFIAVLVFLKDHRTLQRYTYISMAGALFLLLLPLVPGLGADITYGAKIWIQVGSFTIQPGEFAKIVLAVFFAGYLMVKRDALALASRRFMGLYLPRGRDLGPIIVVWMISILILVFETDLGTSLLFFGMFVIMLYVATERTSWIVFGLLMSAAGAVGVASFEPHVQTRVQAWLDPMREYTLSRNGSTDGLVHSEQAMQALWAFGSGGTLGTGWGQGHSELIRFAANSDFILATFGEELGLAGIMAILLIYGLIVERGVRTALAARDPFGKLLAVGLSGAFALQVFVVAGGVMGLIPLTGMTMPFLAYGGSSVIANWALIGVLIRISDTARRPAPAPAPNPDAEMTQVVRPS, encoded by the coding sequence ATGAGCAGTACTACGAACTCGCCGACGCACCACACATCCACGATCGGCGCGATCGGCGCGCCGAGCCGGCGCAACACCGAGCTCGCGCTGCTGGTGTTCGCGGTCGTCATCCCGGTGTTCGCCTACGCCAACGTGGGGTTGGCGATCAACGACGAGGTGCCCACCGGGCTGCTCGGCTACGGCATGGGCCTCGGCCTGCTGGCCGGCGTGGGCCATCTCGCGGTGCGGAAGTTCGCGCCCTACGCGGACCCGCTGCTGCTGCCGCTGGCGACGCTGCTGAACGGCCTGGGGCTGGTGGCCATCTGGCGGCTGGACCAGTCGAAGCTGCTGCAGCAGATCGGGCAGGCCGGCGGCAAGGCGACCAACCAGCTGATCTACACGGCCATGGGGATCGCCCTCTTCATCGCCGTGCTGGTCTTCCTCAAGGACCACCGCACCCTGCAGCGCTACACCTACATCTCCATGGCCGGCGCGCTGTTCCTGCTGCTGCTCCCGCTCGTCCCGGGCCTCGGCGCCGACATCACCTACGGCGCCAAGATCTGGATCCAGGTCGGCAGCTTCACCATCCAGCCCGGTGAGTTCGCCAAGATCGTGCTGGCGGTCTTCTTCGCCGGCTACCTGATGGTCAAGCGCGACGCGCTGGCCCTCGCCAGCCGCCGCTTCATGGGTCTGTACCTGCCGCGCGGCCGCGACCTCGGACCGATCATCGTCGTCTGGATGATCTCGATCCTCATCCTGGTCTTCGAGACCGACCTCGGTACGTCGCTGCTGTTCTTCGGAATGTTCGTCATCATGCTGTACGTCGCCACCGAGCGGACCAGCTGGATCGTCTTCGGTCTGCTGATGTCCGCGGCCGGCGCCGTCGGCGTGGCCAGCTTCGAACCCCACGTCCAGACCCGTGTCCAGGCCTGGCTCGACCCGATGCGCGAGTACACGCTCAGCCGCAACGGCAGCACCGACGGCCTCGTCCACTCCGAGCAGGCCATGCAGGCCCTGTGGGCGTTCGGCTCCGGCGGCACCCTCGGCACCGGCTGGGGCCAGGGCCACTCCGAGCTCATCCGCTTCGCCGCCAACTCCGACTTCATCCTCGCCACCTTCGGCGAGGAGCTGGGCCTCGCCGGCATCATGGCGATCCTGCTGATCTACGGCCTGATCGTGGAGCGCGGCGTGCGCACCGCCCTCGCCGCCCGCGACCCCTTCGGCAAGCTGCTCGCCGTCGGCCTCTCCGGCGCCTTCGCGCTCCAGGTCTTCGTCGTGGCCGGCGGTGTGATGGGCTTGATCCCGCTGACCGGTATGACGATGCCGTTCCTGGCGTACGGCGGTTCGTCGGTCATCGCCAACTGGGCGCTCATCGGCGTACTCATCCGCATCAGCGACACCGCCCGCCGTCCCGCCCCCGCCCCCGCCCCCAACCCCGACGCTGAGATGACCCAGGTGGTCCGCCCGTCATGA